A genomic region of Trichothermofontia sichuanensis B231 contains the following coding sequences:
- a CDS encoding methylenetetrahydrofolate reductase, whose amino-acid sequence MLSHSQVFRTAVRAKEFLITAEVMPPKGANPDRMIAMAQCLRQRVHAVNVTDGSRAVLRMSALAAAAILRQQGIEPIFQLACRDRNRIGLQADLLGAQALGIGNVLALTGDPVKAGDHPDARSVFDLESVRLLQVIQQLNQGLDINGNPLTDGATDLFGGAAVDPQSPSWSGLQRRFERKLAAGAQFFQSQLVADFDRLDKFMNTIARGVDKPILAGIFLLKSAKNAEFINRNVPGVHIPQHLIDRLAAASNPLREGMKIAAEQVQYARQLCHGVHLMAVKREELIPEILDMAGLAPLRSDPSSPAQMGL is encoded by the coding sequence ATGCTGTCCCATTCCCAAGTTTTCCGCACAGCCGTTCGTGCCAAGGAATTTTTGATTACGGCTGAGGTGATGCCGCCGAAAGGGGCCAACCCCGATCGCATGATTGCGATGGCCCAGTGTTTGCGTCAGCGGGTTCATGCTGTCAACGTCACCGATGGTAGTCGGGCAGTGTTGCGGATGTCCGCCCTGGCAGCAGCGGCGATTTTGCGGCAACAGGGGATTGAGCCGATCTTTCAGTTGGCCTGCCGCGATCGTAATCGCATTGGCCTCCAGGCAGACCTGCTGGGGGCGCAAGCCTTGGGCATTGGTAACGTGTTGGCCCTCACGGGCGATCCCGTCAAGGCAGGGGACCATCCCGATGCCCGGAGCGTGTTTGACCTAGAGTCGGTGCGGCTGTTGCAGGTCATCCAGCAATTGAACCAGGGGCTAGACATCAACGGTAATCCCCTCACGGACGGGGCAACCGACCTGTTTGGGGGGGCCGCCGTTGACCCCCAGTCCCCCAGTTGGTCTGGATTGCAGCGTCGATTTGAACGCAAGCTGGCTGCGGGGGCGCAATTTTTCCAAAGTCAATTAGTGGCTGATTTCGATCGCTTGGATAAGTTCATGAATACGATCGCCCGTGGGGTTGATAAGCCCATCTTGGCCGGAATCTTCCTGCTGAAATCAGCCAAAAATGCCGAATTTATTAACCGGAATGTCCCAGGGGTCCATATTCCCCAGCATTTGATCGATCGCCTCGCCGCCGCTAGTAATCCCCTACGTGAAGGCATGAAAATTGCCGCAGAGCAGGTCCAATACGCTCGCCAACTCTGCCACGGTGTCCACCTGATGGCGGTAAAACGGGAAGAGTTAATCCCAGAAATTCTGGATATGGCAGGTCTAGCGCCCTTACGTTCCGATCCATCATCGCCAGCCCAGATGGGGCTATAG
- a CDS encoding geranylgeranyl reductase family protein codes for MFDCVIVGAGPAGGTAAYHLAKRGRSVAVLEKATLPRYKPCGGGVSPAIAQWFDFDFSPAVSLKTNKLRYTWKLGDPVETEVNLSEPIWLVRRDVFDHFLIQQAQAQGAELRDGTEVTGISFHSNHWQVNTATGPVQARYLIAADGAKGPLAAWLGFKPRKPRLAAAIEINNSLAAAPAPVHFEFGLVKNGYIWNFPKADGYSIGVGTLRGGEPKDFTKVLQDYVQAYNLDRTTGQQYDHALCLWEGPQTLHTQQALLAGEAASVADPFTAEGIRPAMFTGGKAAAAIDAALGGDLAALERYTQQVNEEWGSEMVWAQRLAGIFYRIPGVIYRTVVKQDGTTQRMAEILCGEIRYSDVAEGAIKRLTRFIPGFG; via the coding sequence ATGTTTGATTGTGTAATCGTTGGGGCTGGCCCAGCCGGTGGCACTGCGGCCTATCATTTGGCGAAGCGTGGTCGCTCCGTGGCGGTGCTCGAAAAGGCAACGTTACCCCGCTACAAACCCTGTGGGGGGGGCGTCTCGCCCGCTATCGCCCAGTGGTTCGACTTTGACTTTTCCCCAGCGGTGTCGCTGAAAACCAATAAGTTGCGTTATACCTGGAAGCTCGGTGATCCGGTGGAAACGGAGGTGAACCTGTCTGAACCCATTTGGCTCGTGCGGCGGGATGTGTTTGATCATTTTCTGATCCAACAGGCTCAAGCCCAGGGGGCAGAACTGCGAGATGGGACCGAAGTCACAGGAATTTCCTTTCACAGTAACCACTGGCAAGTAAATACGGCCACTGGGCCTGTGCAAGCGCGGTATTTGATTGCAGCCGATGGCGCTAAGGGACCGCTGGCGGCCTGGTTAGGGTTTAAGCCCCGGAAACCCCGGTTAGCGGCGGCGATCGAAATTAACAACAGTCTTGCAGCGGCGCCAGCCCCCGTTCACTTTGAGTTTGGGTTGGTCAAAAACGGTTATATCTGGAATTTTCCCAAGGCCGACGGCTATTCGATCGGGGTCGGCACCTTGCGGGGGGGTGAACCCAAGGACTTTACCAAGGTCCTGCAAGACTACGTTCAGGCGTACAACCTCGATCGCACCACCGGCCAACAGTATGATCATGCCCTGTGCCTCTGGGAAGGTCCCCAAACCCTCCATACCCAGCAGGCATTGCTGGCCGGGGAGGCAGCAAGTGTGGCCGATCCCTTTACTGCCGAGGGAATTCGGCCCGCCATGTTTACGGGGGGCAAGGCTGCTGCCGCGATCGATGCCGCCCTAGGAGGCGATCTGGCAGCTCTGGAGAGATACACCCAGCAGGTCAATGAAGAATGGGGCAGCGAGATGGTATGGGCACAGCGTCTGGCTGGTATTTTCTATCGCATCCCAGGGGTTATTTACCGCACGGTCGTCAAGCAGGATGGCACCACCCAACGGATGGCGGAAATCCTCTGTGGTGAGATCCGCTATAGCGATGTGGCTGAAGGGGCCATCAAACGCTTAACCCGCTTTATCCCTGGCTTTGGCTAA
- a CDS encoding PAS domain S-box protein, with protein sequence MNETVLATPHQHDRYLKTLVAIQQDLLADYPLALIYQKTLQRLGQTSGASRVYIFENFWDSDDRLIMRQRAEWCNVGVEPQIDNPVLQHLPYTDFSRRWEIVLGRGDIIAGKVSEFPPSERAVLEPQGILSILVLPLIVGGQFWGFIGFDNCSEARPWSATEVALLQSAAAALSLKLEQLQAAKLQQQQLRELQVWQHRYETAGRASGQILYEWDLTCDRLTWGSNLQMILGYPPLAAPQTFSDWVACIHPDDYLHLQLYNPTNLLGQEVRCQQYRVRHYEGYWLWVEDRSCLTTIPDSEHQRLVGFIADISDRKWVEQILNQNQQLLTLITDNLPGSVYRFQVDPAGQVTFLYVSDGEREVSGLDPEQIIANSALFFDIMHPDDRVQFLAKLQRAVQERSQDTNENLESDTFEYRIFNQQGQLRWLQDTIRFTRLKSGEMLGDGVTLDVTERKQAEMALRASENRFRAIFEQVAVGMAQVDARGYYLQVNQRFCDLVGYTKAELLQMSVQDLTHPDDLAIDMELTRQLFAGDIKSFSLEKRYIRKDGEVRWAYLTVSLVHDELAERQSEIGIIEDITERKRTEAALRDSEARSRAIFEQAAVGIARIDLQGYFLQVNQRLCQLLRYPEAAWLETPEQGPRLCLLTLIEAAERDRLNRYWRRLLAGEIPSFSLEKRFLCQDGDWLWLNLSVSLVRDVNGTADYAIAVFEDIHDRKQAEAALRLQAQRERALNSVIQTIHNSLDLDQVFNTAITEIAQLLQVDQAAIVQYLPDQQVWRHVASYQRLDDQGELLGLEIADAANPLAERLKQREVVQIDDSRQLTDPVNTDLAARFPGSWLLVPLYFGGGPDAGVRPVWGSLSLCRLEQPHAWQALEVELAVTIATQLAIAIQQSELYQQVQTLNVGLEAQVRERTLALQRALEFEALLKHITDKVRDTLDENQILQTVVEALTKTLQIEGCDAGIYDEALLTSTIAFEYTHNLPPAQGKIVTIADYTEIYRQVLKGQSCQFCWRAVDLVRQGKHHCTTLVCPMRDDQGPLGDLWLFKPRDEIFDSLEMFLAEQVASQCAIAIRQARLYKAAQAQVQELERLNYLKDDFLSTVSHELRSPMANIKMSIQMLEVFLRKANYFQGEHQKIEQYFHILQHECEREIALINDLLDLSRLEAGSQPLDLALLNLEDWIHHVTEPFLERTAQHQQQLTITVSQEIPPVTTDFSCLGRVLTELLTNACKYTPAGEQIRIDAHLAMGNLLIVVSNSGVNLPPAELDRIFDKFYRIPSNDPWKHGGTGLGLTLVKRLVEHLQGTITVENVNHCLNFIITLPLHCPLSPWQAPQQFQLSQSQG encoded by the coding sequence ATGAATGAAACGGTTTTGGCAACCCCCCATCAACACGATCGTTACCTTAAAACCCTGGTTGCAATCCAACAGGATCTGTTGGCTGACTATCCGCTTGCTCTCATTTATCAAAAGACTCTACAGCGATTGGGGCAAACCAGTGGGGCCTCACGGGTGTATATATTTGAAAACTTTTGGGACAGTGACGATCGGCTTATCATGCGTCAACGGGCTGAATGGTGTAACGTTGGTGTTGAGCCACAGATCGATAACCCTGTCCTCCAACACCTGCCCTACACCGACTTTTCTCGCCGCTGGGAAATCGTATTGGGTCGGGGAGACATCATCGCGGGCAAGGTGTCGGAGTTCCCTCCATCCGAACGGGCCGTTCTAGAACCGCAGGGTATTTTGTCCATTCTCGTACTCCCCTTGATCGTCGGGGGTCAGTTTTGGGGGTTTATCGGTTTCGATAATTGTTCCGAAGCCCGCCCTTGGAGTGCGACGGAAGTTGCCCTGCTCCAAAGTGCCGCCGCCGCCCTATCGCTCAAACTAGAGCAGCTCCAGGCAGCCAAACTTCAGCAACAACAACTACGTGAACTTCAGGTATGGCAACATCGCTACGAAACGGCTGGACGAGCCAGTGGCCAAATTCTCTATGAATGGGATTTGACTTGCGATCGCCTGACGTGGGGATCCAACCTCCAGATGATTTTAGGCTATCCGCCCCTGGCTGCCCCCCAAACCTTCTCAGATTGGGTAGCTTGTATTCACCCAGACGATTATTTACACTTGCAACTGTATAATCCGACCAACCTTCTGGGTCAGGAAGTGCGTTGCCAGCAATATCGCGTTCGCCACTATGAGGGATATTGGCTGTGGGTTGAGGATAGGAGCTGTCTGACCACGATTCCCGATAGCGAACACCAGCGGTTAGTGGGATTTATTGCGGATATCAGCGATCGCAAGTGGGTCGAACAAATCCTCAATCAAAATCAGCAACTACTGACCTTGATTACCGATAATTTACCTGGCTCTGTTTACCGATTTCAGGTTGATCCAGCGGGTCAGGTCACCTTCCTCTACGTCAGTGACGGCGAGCGAGAAGTCAGTGGCTTAGATCCCGAACAGATTATTGCTAACTCGGCCTTGTTTTTTGACATCATGCATCCGGACGATCGGGTGCAGTTTTTGGCTAAGCTGCAACGGGCAGTTCAGGAGCGAAGCCAGGATACGAATGAGAATCTGGAGTCGGATACCTTTGAGTATCGGATTTTTAACCAGCAGGGACAACTGCGGTGGTTACAAGATACGATCCGCTTTACACGTCTGAAGTCTGGCGAGATGCTTGGTGATGGGGTCACGCTCGATGTGACTGAACGCAAACAGGCTGAGATGGCTCTGCGCGCCAGTGAAAACCGGTTTCGAGCAATCTTTGAGCAAGTAGCAGTGGGGATGGCCCAGGTCGATGCGCGGGGATACTACCTCCAGGTTAATCAGCGATTTTGTGATCTGGTCGGTTACACCAAAGCAGAGTTATTGCAGATGTCGGTGCAAGACCTGACCCATCCTGATGATCTGGCCATTGATATGGAACTAACTCGCCAGCTATTTGCGGGGGATATTAAGTCTTTCTCCCTAGAGAAGCGGTATATCCGTAAAGATGGGGAAGTCCGTTGGGCCTACTTAACCGTTTCCCTCGTACACGATGAACTGGCGGAACGGCAATCGGAAATTGGCATTATTGAGGATATTACTGAACGCAAACGCACCGAGGCGGCCCTGCGGGACAGCGAGGCCCGATCGCGCGCTATTTTTGAACAGGCAGCCGTAGGCATTGCTCGTATTGATTTGCAGGGCTATTTCTTACAAGTCAATCAACGGCTCTGCCAGTTGCTGCGCTATCCCGAAGCCGCCTGGTTAGAGACTCCAGAGCAAGGGCCGCGGCTTTGCCTCTTAACCCTGATTGAGGCGGCTGAGCGCGATCGTCTGAACCGGTATTGGCGACGGTTGTTAGCAGGCGAGATTCCTTCGTTTTCGCTGGAAAAACGCTTCCTGTGCCAGGATGGGGACTGGCTCTGGCTAAACCTGAGTGTTTCGCTGGTGCGGGATGTGAATGGAACGGCTGATTATGCGATCGCGGTTTTTGAAGATATCCACGACCGCAAGCAAGCCGAAGCGGCCCTACGCCTGCAAGCCCAACGGGAACGGGCACTTAATTCGGTGATTCAAACGATTCATAATTCGCTGGATCTGGATCAGGTTTTTAACACGGCGATTACTGAAATCGCGCAACTCTTACAGGTAGATCAGGCAGCCATCGTTCAGTATCTACCGGATCAACAGGTTTGGCGACATGTGGCGAGTTATCAGCGTCTAGATGATCAAGGAGAACTCCTTGGGCTGGAAATTGCGGATGCGGCTAACCCCCTAGCCGAACGGCTGAAACAACGGGAAGTTGTCCAGATTGATGATTCCCGCCAGTTGACGGATCCGGTCAATACTGATCTGGCGGCCCGTTTCCCCGGCAGTTGGCTGCTCGTTCCTCTCTATTTTGGTGGAGGCCCAGACGCCGGTGTCCGTCCAGTTTGGGGTAGCTTAAGCCTGTGTCGGCTAGAGCAACCCCATGCCTGGCAAGCCCTAGAGGTAGAATTGGCCGTCACGATCGCCACCCAGTTAGCCATTGCCATTCAGCAATCAGAACTTTATCAGCAAGTCCAAACCCTGAATGTGGGCCTGGAGGCCCAGGTTCGGGAGCGTACCCTTGCTCTCCAGCGAGCACTAGAATTTGAAGCCCTCCTCAAGCACATTACGGATAAGGTCCGGGATACCCTTGATGAGAACCAGATCCTCCAAACCGTGGTCGAAGCCCTCACCAAAACCCTCCAGATTGAAGGGTGTGATGCGGGAATTTATGACGAAGCGTTGCTAACCTCTACGATCGCCTTTGAATACACCCACAATCTGCCCCCTGCCCAGGGGAAAATCGTAACCATTGCCGATTACACTGAAATCTACCGTCAGGTACTCAAGGGCCAAAGTTGCCAGTTTTGTTGGCGAGCTGTTGACTTAGTGCGCCAGGGCAAGCATCATTGCACTACGCTTGTTTGTCCTATGCGCGATGATCAGGGTCCCCTAGGGGATCTTTGGTTATTCAAACCCCGTGACGAAATTTTTGACTCGCTGGAAATGTTCCTCGCGGAACAGGTCGCTAGCCAGTGCGCGATCGCGATTCGGCAAGCTCGCCTCTATAAGGCTGCCCAAGCCCAAGTCCAGGAATTAGAACGACTGAATTACCTGAAGGATGACTTTTTAAGTACCGTTTCCCATGAACTGCGATCGCCCATGGCGAACATCAAAATGTCAATTCAAATGTTGGAAGTTTTCCTCAGAAAGGCTAATTACTTTCAAGGCGAGCATCAAAAGATCGAACAGTATTTTCATATTCTCCAACATGAGTGTGAACGCGAGATTGCCCTGATCAATGATCTGCTGGATTTATCCCGACTAGAAGCTGGGAGTCAACCTCTGGATTTAGCTCTGCTTAACCTGGAAGATTGGATTCACCACGTTACTGAACCTTTTCTAGAGCGGACTGCTCAGCATCAACAACAGCTAACGATCACCGTTTCTCAAGAGATTCCACCCGTAACCACTGACTTTTCTTGCCTGGGGCGAGTGCTGACCGAACTCCTGACTAATGCCTGCAAATACACTCCTGCTGGCGAACAGATTCGCATTGATGCCCATCTAGCGATGGGCAATTTATTAATTGTGGTCAGCAATTCTGGCGTTAATTTACCCCCAGCGGAACTCGATCGCATCTTTGATAAGTTCTATCGCATTCCCAGCAATGATCCCTGGAAGCATGGGGGGACGGGCTTAGGGCTAACCCTGGTCAAACGATTGGTTGAACATTTACAGGGGACGATTACGGTCGAAAACGTCAACCACTGCCTCAACTTCATTATCACCCTTCCCCTCCACTGCCCCTTGTCCCCCTGGCAAGCTCCCCAGCAGTTCCAACTTAGCCAAAGCCAGGGATAA
- a CDS encoding cobaltochelatase subunit CobN, producing the protein MPRIVLLTGFESFNVDLYRQAAQLAQSRCPQLAISVFSDRDLAQDPDRVAAALQDAQVFFASLIFDYEQVMWLRERVQAIPIRLVFESALELMSLTQLGKFAIGDRPKGMPKPVKFILDKFSTGREEDKLAGYISFLKTGPKLLKFIPVQKVQDLRNWLIVYGYWNAGGPENVAAMFWHLAKHYLQLSPQDLAALTEIPEPVTIPNMGLVHPDYQGYFESPRVYLEWYKGVRLTTKTRRHEGETKAAAPVVGILLYRKHVITKQPYIPQLIRHFEEQGFIPVPIFINGVEGHVAVRDWLTTDAEQAQRQQGVNPTPSLSPEAVKVEAIVSTIGFPLVGGPAGSMEAGRQVEVAKRILSTKNVPYIVAAPLLIQDIQSWTRRGIGGLQSVVLYALPELDGAIDTVPLGGLVGDRIYLIPERLQRLTGRLWQWINLRRTPVAERKIAIVLYGFPPGYGATGTAALLNVPRSLLKLLQALKEQGYTVGDLPDDAETLIEWVRFADEEVRLRDRDLASRPLTRRGGLIPTPSGKHSIPVNRPSSDNGSSPSPTPALTTVKVPQLERWLGYLLTRRIERCWQSLTDCGIRTLGDEYWLGGLQLGNVWIGVQPPLGISGDPMRLMFERDMTPHPQYAAFYQWLQKAFGAQAVIHFGMHGTVEWLPGAPLGNTGYSWPDVLLGNLPNLYIYAANNPSESILAKRRGYGVLISHNVPPYSRAGLYKELVNLRDLINEYREDPEKNFALKEAICKKILDTGLDADRPFAEAHRLGIEFTPENARMFSDQVFNAYLVDLYAYLQILEDRLFSSGLHTLGEAPDAETLAGYLRAYFGDDLPAAVIDILCRDAIDLKTLETQYGPETPYQVPRDRLETALQIRDRLAQTGEELTNLLRGLNGEYIPPAPGGDLLRDGPGVLPTGRNIHALDPYRMPSPAAYERGRAIARQLIAQHLEEQGQYPETIAVMLWGLDAIKTKGESLGILLELVGATPLKEGTGRIVRYELIPLAQLDHPRIDVLANLSGIFRDSFANILELLDDLFQRAALADEPEDQNFIRKHALAMQAQGIDNPAARLFSNPAGDFGSLVNDRVVSSNWESGEELAQTWESRNAFSYGRRDTGQARPAVLQTLLQSTDRIVQEIDSVEYGLTDIQEYYANTGALKQAAEQRRRAQGRRSPVHTSFVESFSKDTTPRKLEDLLRMEYRTKLLNPKWAEAMANQGSGGAYEISQRMTALIGWGGTTNFQEAWVYDQAATTYALDPEMATKLRKANPEAFRNIVGRMLEAHGRGFWHPQPEVLAKLQSLYDLSDAEIEGVAIE; encoded by the coding sequence ATGCCCAGGATCGTGTTGCTGACTGGCTTTGAGTCGTTCAATGTGGACCTCTATCGGCAGGCGGCCCAGTTGGCCCAGTCCCGTTGCCCACAGTTGGCGATTAGTGTGTTCAGCGATCGCGATCTGGCCCAGGACCCCGATCGTGTTGCGGCGGCGCTTCAGGATGCCCAGGTGTTTTTCGCTAGTCTGATTTTTGACTATGAGCAGGTGATGTGGCTGCGTGAGCGGGTCCAGGCGATTCCGATTCGGTTGGTGTTTGAGTCGGCGCTGGAGTTGATGAGTTTGACCCAGTTGGGGAAGTTCGCGATCGGCGATCGACCGAAGGGAATGCCGAAGCCGGTGAAGTTTATTCTGGATAAGTTCAGTACGGGGCGGGAGGAGGATAAGCTGGCGGGCTATATTAGCTTTTTGAAAACCGGGCCGAAGTTGTTGAAATTTATCCCGGTGCAAAAGGTTCAGGACCTGCGTAATTGGCTAATTGTCTATGGCTATTGGAATGCGGGGGGGCCGGAAAATGTCGCGGCGATGTTCTGGCATTTGGCTAAGCATTATCTGCAATTATCGCCCCAGGATTTGGCGGCGTTGACGGAGATACCGGAACCGGTAACGATTCCGAATATGGGGTTGGTGCATCCGGATTATCAAGGGTATTTTGAGTCGCCCAGGGTTTATTTGGAGTGGTACAAGGGGGTTAGGTTAACCACGAAGACACGAAGGCACGAAGGGGAGACGAAGGCGGCGGCTCCGGTGGTGGGGATTTTGCTGTATCGCAAGCATGTGATTACGAAGCAGCCCTATATTCCCCAGTTGATTCGTCATTTTGAGGAGCAGGGGTTCATTCCGGTACCCATTTTTATCAATGGGGTGGAAGGTCATGTGGCGGTGCGGGATTGGCTGACGACGGATGCGGAACAGGCCCAACGGCAGCAAGGAGTGAATCCAACGCCCTCTCTTTCGCCAGAGGCGGTGAAGGTGGAGGCGATCGTCTCAACGATTGGCTTTCCCTTGGTGGGGGGTCCGGCGGGGTCGATGGAGGCGGGACGACAGGTGGAGGTGGCAAAACGCATCCTGAGTACGAAGAATGTGCCCTACATAGTGGCGGCTCCGTTGCTGATTCAGGATATCCAGTCCTGGACGCGGCGGGGGATTGGTGGGCTGCAAAGTGTGGTGCTGTATGCATTGCCGGAGTTGGATGGGGCGATCGATACGGTGCCGCTGGGGGGGCTGGTGGGCGATCGCATTTATCTAATTCCGGAACGGTTGCAGCGATTGACGGGGCGGTTGTGGCAGTGGATTAATCTGCGGCGGACCCCGGTCGCTGAGCGGAAAATCGCGATTGTTCTCTATGGGTTTCCACCGGGCTATGGGGCGACGGGGACGGCGGCGTTGCTGAATGTGCCGCGATCGTTGTTGAAGCTATTGCAAGCGTTGAAGGAACAGGGTTATACGGTGGGGGATTTGCCGGATGATGCCGAAACGTTAATTGAGTGGGTGCGGTTTGCCGATGAGGAGGTGCGGTTGCGCGATCGGGACCTGGCCTCACGACCATTAACCCGTAGGGGCGGGTTGATACCAACACCTAGCGGGAAACACTCAATACCCGTAAACCGGCCCTCATCGGACAACGGTTCCTCCCCATCTCCCACCCCAGCGTTGACGACGGTGAAAGTGCCGCAGTTGGAGCGGTGGTTGGGATATTTGTTGACTAGGCGGATTGAACGGTGTTGGCAATCATTAACGGATTGTGGTATTCGCACATTGGGGGATGAATACTGGCTGGGTGGGTTGCAGTTGGGGAATGTATGGATTGGGGTGCAGCCGCCGTTGGGGATATCGGGGGACCCGATGCGGTTGATGTTTGAGCGGGATATGACGCCCCATCCCCAGTACGCCGCGTTTTATCAATGGTTGCAAAAGGCGTTCGGTGCCCAGGCAGTCATCCATTTCGGGATGCATGGCACGGTGGAATGGTTACCCGGTGCGCCTCTGGGGAATACGGGCTATTCCTGGCCGGATGTTTTGCTGGGGAATTTGCCTAATCTCTATATCTATGCTGCCAATAATCCTTCCGAATCGATTCTGGCCAAGCGCCGGGGCTATGGGGTTTTAATCTCCCATAATGTGCCGCCCTATAGTCGCGCTGGTTTGTATAAAGAACTGGTCAATCTCCGGGATCTGATTAACGAATATCGCGAAGATCCGGAGAAGAATTTTGCCTTGAAAGAAGCCATTTGTAAAAAGATTTTGGATACGGGTTTGGATGCCGATCGCCCCTTTGCAGAAGCCCATCGCCTGGGGATTGAATTCACCCCAGAAAATGCCCGGATGTTCAGCGACCAGGTCTTCAATGCCTACCTGGTTGATCTCTATGCCTATCTCCAGATCCTCGAAGATCGCCTCTTCTCCTCTGGCCTCCACACCCTGGGTGAAGCCCCTGATGCTGAAACCTTAGCGGGCTACCTCCGGGCCTATTTCGGCGACGATCTCCCCGCTGCCGTGATCGATATCCTTTGCCGGGACGCGATCGACCTCAAAACCCTGGAAACCCAATACGGACCCGAAACCCCATACCAAGTCCCCCGCGATCGCCTAGAAACCGCCCTCCAAATCCGCGATCGCCTCGCCCAAACTGGGGAAGAACTCACCAACCTCCTGCGGGGCCTCAACGGCGAATATATCCCCCCGGCTCCCGGCGGTGACCTCCTGCGCGATGGTCCGGGGGTCCTGCCCACGGGTCGTAATATCCATGCCCTCGATCCCTACCGGATGCCCTCCCCAGCCGCCTATGAACGGGGCCGCGCGATCGCCCGCCAACTGATCGCCCAACATCTCGAAGAACAGGGCCAGTACCCAGAAACGATCGCCGTGATGCTCTGGGGCTTGGATGCAATTAAAACTAAGGGAGAATCTCTAGGCATTCTGCTGGAATTGGTAGGAGCCACACCGCTTAAGGAAGGGACCGGACGGATTGTGCGCTATGAACTTATCCCCCTGGCCCAACTCGATCATCCCCGTATTGATGTGTTAGCCAATCTATCGGGAATTTTCCGAGATAGTTTTGCCAATATCCTGGAATTATTAGATGATCTGTTCCAACGTGCCGCCCTAGCGGATGAGCCAGAGGACCAGAATTTTATTCGTAAACACGCCCTCGCCATGCAGGCCCAGGGTATTGATAATCCAGCCGCCCGCTTGTTCTCCAATCCAGCGGGGGATTTTGGTTCCCTGGTCAACGATCGTGTCGTCAGTTCCAATTGGGAATCGGGAGAAGAATTGGCCCAAACCTGGGAAAGCCGTAATGCCTTTAGCTATGGCCGTCGGGATACCGGTCAAGCCCGTCCCGCCGTGTTGCAAACCCTGTTGCAAAGTACCGATCGTATTGTCCAGGAAATCGATTCCGTTGAATATGGCCTCACCGACATTCAAGAGTATTACGCCAACACCGGTGCCCTCAAACAAGCCGCGGAACAACGCCGCCGCGCCCAAGGTCGCCGTAGTCCCGTCCACACCAGTTTTGTCGAAAGTTTCTCGAAGGATACGACCCCCAGGAAATTAGAAGACCTCCTGCGCATGGAATACCGCACGAAATTGCTCAACCCGAAATGGGCGGAAGCGATGGCCAACCAGGGTTCCGGGGGAGCCTACGAAATTTCTCAACGAATGACAGCACTCATTGGCTGGGGCGGTACAACGAATTTCCAGGAAGCCTGGGTTTACGATCAAGCCGCAACGACCTATGCCCTTGATCCAGAGATGGCAACCAAATTGCGCAAGGCCAATCCCGAAGCCTTCCGCAACATCGTTGGACGGATGTTAGAGGCCCACGGACGCGGGTTCTGGCACCCGCAACCAGAGGTATTGGCGAAGTTGCAATCCCTCTATGATCTCTCTGATGCCGAAATTGAAGGGGTCGCGATCGAGTAG
- a CDS encoding Uma2 family endonuclease translates to MVGARSAPTINSEEPEYLLIDQYRIYVEHYIKTAANQWLLSEYNDPESVLSFNTFSFQLQIADLYEDIEITDSEGSV, encoded by the coding sequence ATGGTGGGGGCGCGTAGCGCCCCCACCATAAACTCAGAAGAGCCAGAATATCTACTGATCGATCAATATCGGATTTATGTGGAACACTACATTAAAACTGCTGCCAATCAATGGCTGCTCTCAGAATACAATGATCCGGAAAGTGTTCTGTCGTTCAATACTTTTAGCTTCCAGCTCCAAATTGCTGATCTTTATGAGGATATTGAGATAACAGATAGCGAGGGATCTGTGTAG
- a CDS encoding Uma2 family endonuclease yields MILSDPTVPEFNPDEIIPSWENSLGIDAVLHNDIASNLLVALKLALKGQPYRIFITDQRLWIPVANLYTYPDVIVVAKPLMLQTGRTDTVTNPVFIAEVLSKATQDYDRGEKFLAYRTLPSFQEYRFFWDFGVSSISSYK; encoded by the coding sequence GTGATCCTGAGTGACCCGACCGTACCGGAGTTCAACCCGGATGAGATTATCCCTTCTTGGGAGAACTCATTGGGTATAGATGCTGTGTTGCATAACGATATTGCCAGTAACCTTCTAGTTGCCCTCAAACTCGCTCTCAAAGGTCAACCCTATCGCATCTTTATCACCGATCAGCGCCTCTGGATTCCTGTCGCTAACCTGTATACTTATCCTGATGTCATTGTGGTTGCTAAACCCTTAATGTTGCAAACGGGACGCACTGATACCGTCACAAATCCCGTTTTTATTGCAGAAGTTTTGTCAAAAGCGACCCAAGACTACGATCGTGGTGAAAAATTCCTTGCTTACCGCACCCTACCCAGTTTCCAAGAATATCGGTTCTTCTGGGATTTTGGGGTAAGCAGTATCAGCAGCTACAAATAA